The genomic segment CTCAATATGGGCTTTATCGAGGACGTCGAATGGATTCTCGACCAAACACCAGCCACACGGCAAACCGGATTGTTTTCCGCAACGATCCCTGAGCGGGTTGCTCAACTTGCTCATCGCTATCTCCATGATCCTGTTCGGGTAACCATTGCCCCAGAGCACATTACTGTCCCGCACATTCGCCAGATCGTCTATGAAGTGCCTGAATCGGCTAAGCTGGCAGCGCTTCAGCGCGTGCTGGCTTTTGAGCAACCGACGTCGGCGATCATTTTCTGTCGCACGAAGAGCGGGGCGGATACGCTTGCGCAGGCGTTACAGGCACGCGGTGAAGACGCTGAGGCGATTCATGGGGATCTGACACAAGCGCAGCGTGATCGTGTCATGGCGCGTTTCCGTGCTGGTAAGGCGGTACTCCTTGTCGCTACGGATCTTGCGGCACGCGGGCTCGATATTCCGCAGGTCACTCACGTTATCAACTACGATATTCCGCAAGATCCTGAGAGCTATGTCCATCGGATCGGCCGGACTGGTCGGGCTGGTGCTCCTGGGACAGCGATCACGCTCGTCACGCCACGCGAGCGCCGAATGATTCGAGAGATTGAGCGGACGATTAGCCAATCGCTCGAGCGAGGGCGCGTGCCGAGCCGTACGCAAGTGATTGAACGGCAGTGGGCCAAGCTTCGGGAAGCGCTTGAGTCAGTGCTTGCATCTGGTCCTGATGCCAGTGCCTATTCGTTCATTGCGAGCGTGCAAGGGAAGGCTAATCCCGAAACGCTCGCTGCTGCTGCCGTTCAACTCCTTATGAATGAGCGTGAGCGTGACCTTGGCGGGGATGCAATTGACGACGCCCAATTCATGGTGCCTGTTGAGCGGTCAGCTGTTAACCGGCGTTCGCCACGCACAGCGAATGAGCGAGCAATACCAATGGTGCGCCTTGTACTCGCTGTTGGCCGTCGTGATGGCGTTGCCCCTGGCGATATTGTTGGGGCAATTGCGAACGAGGCGCGAATTCCTGGGCGGGTAATCGGGCGTATTCAGATCGATGAGCAACAGAGCACAGTCGACGTGCCAGCTGATGTTGCAGAGCAGGTCTTACGAGCACTTGAGCATACTCGACTACGCGGTAAGCTAGTTCGACCATCCCGTGCTGATGGGCTTCGCTCTCGTGGGCGTTTCTCTCACTAAGCCATGCGGTGCACACACGTGCGAGTGTAAACACGACTACAATTATTCCTGATAATGTCGTGAAGGTGCTCTGCAGGAGTAACCTTCCCCCTGGCGTGACCATGTAGGGGCGCCATCGTGAATGACCTTGTGCTGGCGATTCCTGTGGAGCAATGCGACAGTGCACGAAGAAGGAGTGGAGCGCTATGGCAGGGCATTCAAAGTGGGCGCAAATTAAACGGCAGAAGGCAGTTGCTGATTTCCGGAAAGGGCAGATCTTCAGCAAGCTCTCGCGTGAAATTCAAGTCGCGGTCCGTGAAGGTGGGCCGAATCCCGATGCGAATCCCCGGCTGCGCATGGCGATTGAGCGTGCCAGGCGAGAGG from the Thermorudis peleae genome contains:
- a CDS encoding DEAD/DEAH box helicase; this translates as MAIAVIADQTTTAKVEELTFADLGLSPELLRAVQEAGFSAPMPVQARVIPIVLSGRDVIVQAQTGTGKTAAFALPILHQRHPLEHRVQALILTPTRELALQVTAVFQQLGRYTGARVVPVYGGQPIERQIRALRDGADIVVGTPGRIIDHLRRETLQLEDVRMVILDEADEMLNMGFIEDVEWILDQTPATRQTGLFSATIPERVAQLAHRYLHDPVRVTIAPEHITVPHIRQIVYEVPESAKLAALQRVLAFEQPTSAIIFCRTKSGADTLAQALQARGEDAEAIHGDLTQAQRDRVMARFRAGKAVLLVATDLAARGLDIPQVTHVINYDIPQDPESYVHRIGRTGRAGAPGTAITLVTPRERRMIREIERTISQSLERGRVPSRTQVIERQWAKLREALESVLASGPDASAYSFIASVQGKANPETLAAAAVQLLMNERERDLGGDAIDDAQFMVPVERSAVNRRSPRTANERAIPMVRLVLAVGRRDGVAPGDIVGAIANEARIPGRVIGRIQIDEQQSTVDVPADVAEQVLRALEHTRLRGKLVRPSRADGLRSRGRFSH